A segment of the Collimonas fungivorans genome:
ATTTTCGGCAGCGAATTCAATTTCCAGCTGCACGCATTCCACGGCTACGGCGCTTACATCTGCGGCGAAGAAACCGCCTTGCTGGAATCGCTGGAAGGCAAGAAGGGCCAGCCGCGCTTCAAGCCGCCTTTCCCTGCCAGCTTCGGCCTGTACGGCAAGCCGACCACGATCAATAACACCGAGACTTTCGCGGCCGTGCCTTTCCTGCTCAACATGGGCGGCGAAGCCTATGCGGCCCTGGGCAAGCCGAACAACGGCGGCACCAAGATCTTTTCGATCTCGGGCGACGTTGAACGGCCGGGCAATTACGAAGTGCCGCTCGGCACGCCGTTCGCCAAGCTGATGGAACTGGCCGGCGGCATGCGCGGCGGCAAGAAGATCAAGGCTGTGATCCCTGGCGGCTCGTCCGCTCCGGTGATCAAGGGCGACGTCATGATGGACACCGATCTCGATTACGATTCGATCGCCAAGGCCGGCTCGATGCTCGGTTCCGGCGCCGTGATCGTGATGGACGAAACGCGCTGCATGGTGAAATCGCTGCTGCGCCTGTCGTACTTCTATTTCGAGGAATCCTGCGGCCAGTGCACGCCATGCCGCGAAGGCACGGGCTGGCTGTACCGCCTGGTGCACCGGATTGAAACCGGCCACGGCCGTCCGGAAGACATGGATCTGCTGGACACGGTTGCCGGCAACATCATGGGCCGCACCATCTGTGCGCTCGGCGATGCGGCAGCGATGCCGGTGCGCGGTTTCCTCAAGAATTATCGCGAAGAATTTGAATATCACATCGAGCATAAGCATTGCTTGGTGCCGGCATACGTTTAAGCCTGCGCAAGCAGCGTGCAAAACACTTAGGCAAGAAAAGCAAAAGCCATGGTTGAAATCGAAATAGACGGCAAGAAAGTGGAAGTCCAAGAGGGCAGCATGGTAATGGATGCTGCCAACAAGATTGGCACTTACATTCCGCACTTCTGCTATCACAAAAAACTCTCCATCGCGGCCAACTGCCGCATGTGCCTGGTCGAGGTGGAAAAAGCGCCGAAGGCGCTGCCAGCCTGCGCCACGCCGGTGACCGCCGGCATGATCGTACGCACCGCCAGCGAAAAAGCCACCACTGCGCAAAAGAGCGTGATGGAATTCCTGCTGATCAATCACCCGCTGGATTGCCCGATCTGCGACCAGGGCGGCGAATGCCAGCTGCAGGATCTGGCGGTCGGCTACGGCAAATCGTCTTCCCGCTACGAAGAAGAAAAGCGTGTAGTGGCGCCGAAAGACGCCGGTCCGCTGATCTCCATGCAGGAAATGAGCCGTTGCATCCAATGCACCCGCTGCGTCCGCTTCGGCCAGGAAATCGCCGGCGTGATGGAATTCGGCATGGTCGGCCGCGGTGAACACTCCGAGATCACTACCTTTGTCGGCAAGACTGTCAATTCCGAACTGTCGGGCAACATGATCGACCTGTGCCCGGTCGGCGCCTTGACATCCAAGCCGTTCCGCTACAGCGCCCGCACCTGGGAATTGTCGCGCCGCAAATCGGTCAGCCCGCATGACGGCCTGGGCGCCAACCTGGTGGTGCAAGTCAAGTCCGGCAAGGTGATGCGCGTGCTGCCGCTGGAAAACAACGACGTCAACGAATGCTGGCTGTCGGACAAGGACCGCTTCGCCTATGAAGGCCTGAACAGCGCCGAGCGCCTGACCAAACCAATGCTCAAGCAAGACGGCAAGTGGCAGGAAGTCGAATGGCAGACCGCGCTGGAATATGTGGCGCACGGCCTGCGCAATATCCGCCATGAGCATGGCGCTGACGCCATTGCTGCTGTAGGCACTCCGTATTCGACGCTGGAAGAATTGTCGCTGCTGCAAAAAGTGACGCGCGGCCTGGGTTCGGAAAACATCGATTTCCGCCTGCGCCAGTCCGACTTCGCGCTGGATGGCAAGGTCATGCCATGGCTGGGCATGTCGATCAACGAATTCGCACAGCTCGACCGTACCTTCATCATCGGCTCGTTCCTGCGCAAGGATCATCCGCTGCTGTCGGCGCGAGTACGCTTGGGCATCAAGCGCGGGGCCAAGCTGAGTATCCTGCACGCAACTGACGACGACCTGCTGATGCCGGTCGCCAACAAGATGATCGTGGCGCCGTCGGCCTGGCTGTCGGCCCTGGGCCAGGTAGCTGTCGCAGTGGCGCAGGCCAAGAGTATTGCGGTTCCTGCCGGTTTCGAGAATGTCGAAGCCTCGGCGGCAGCCAAGCAGACCGCCGCCAGCCTGCTGTCCGGCGAATCCAAAGCGGTATTGTTGGGCAACGCCGCGGCGCAACACCCGCAAGCTTCGCAACTGCATGCAGTGGCGCAATGGATTGCGCAGCAGACCGACGCCAAGTTCGGCTACCTGACCGAAGCCGGCAACACCGTCGGCGGCTACTGGGCCAATGCCTTGCCTGCCGCCGCTAATGGTGGAAAAAGCGGCCGCAATGCACAGCAGATTTTCGCGCAGCCGCACAAGGCATATGTCTTGCTGAACGCCGAGCCGGAGCTGGACAGTTTCGATCCGCAAACTGCTGTTGCCGCGCTGAAGCAGGCCGAGATGGTCGTGACCTTGTCGGCTTACAAGCACGGTGCCGAATACTCCGACGTGCTGCTGCCGATCGCGCCGTTCACCGAAACCTCCGGCACTTTCGTCAACTGCGAAGGCCGCGCGCAAAGCTTCAACGGCACCGTCCGGCCAATGGGCGACGCTCGTCCGGCATGGAAAGTGCTGCGCGTCCTGGGCAACCTGCTGGGCCTGCCTGGTTTCGACTACGATACTTCGGAAGCGATTCGCGATGAAGTGCTGGGCACCGGCGAAGTTGCTGCCGCCAACCTGGCAGCGCGCCTGAACAACATCAGCGACCTGCAGCCGCAAGCCGTGGCGCAAACCGCCGACGGCGCGCTGGAACGCATCGCCGACGTGCCGATCTATTTTGGCGACGCCGTGGTGCGCCGCGCCGCTTCGCTGCAAGAGACCGTGGATGGCCAGGCGCCGCAAGCATGGCTGTCGGCTGCGCTGGCGGCAAAACTGGGCATCGCCGCCGGCGATCGCGTCAATCTCAAACAAGGGCAGGGCGCTGCCGCGCTGGCAGCGGCAATTGATCCTGCGTTGCCGGAAAACGTGGTGCGCGTTGCAGCTGGGCACGCCTCGACCGCGGCGCTGGGCGCAATGTTCGGTTCTATCGTAGTGGAGAAAGCATGATGGATCATTTCATCGCCGCCATCAATGCCACCGGCGCCGACTGGTTCGGCTTCATCTGGCCGCTGATCTGGAACCTGATCAAGATCGTCGTCGTAGTCGTGCCGCTGCTGCTGTGCGTGGCTTACATGACTTACTGGGAGCGCAAGCTGATCGGCTGGATGCATATCCGCCTCGGCCCTAACCGGGTCGGTCCGGCCGGTTTGCTGCAGCCTATCGCCGACGCCCTCAAGCTGCTGCTGAAGGAAGTCACCTTGCCGGCGCGCGCCAACAAGGTCCTGTTCTTCATCGCTCCGATCATGACCATCATGCCGGCGCTGGCCGCCTGGGCGGTGGTGCCGTTCGGTCCGGAAACCGTGCTGGCCAACGTCAACGCCGGCCTGCTGTTTGTAATGGCGATCACTTCGATGGAAGTCTATGGCGTGATCATCGCCGGCTGGGCTTCCAACTCCAAGTACGCTTTCCTCGGTGCTATGCGCGCTTCGGCGCAGATGGTGTCCTACGAAATTTCGATGGGCTTCGCCCTGGTGATCGTGCTGATGGTGTCCGGCAGCCTGAACCTGACCGATATCGTGATGGCGCAAAGCAAGGGCTATTTCTACGATCACGGCGCTGCTTTCCTGTCATGGAACTGGCTGTCGCTGCTGCCGGTGTTCCTGATTTATTTCATCTCGGGCATTGCTGAAACCAACCGTCACCCGTTCGACGTGGTGGAAGGCGAATCGGAAATCGTTGCCGGCCACATGATCGAGTACTCGGGCATGTCGTTCGCGATGTTCTTCCTGGCCGAATACGCCAACATGATCCTGGTCTCTATCCTGACCACGCTGCTGTTCATGGGCGGCTGGGCCTCGCCGCTGGCGATGCTGGACTGGATCCCGGGCTGGATCTGGCTCGGCGCCAAGACCTTCTTCATGCTGTCGGTGTTTATCTGGGTGCGTGCATCGTTCCCGCGTTATCGCTATGACCAGATCATGCGTCTCGGCTGGAAAGTATTCATCCCCTTGATTCTCGCCTACCTGGTGATTGTCGCTGCCTGGATTCAAAGTCCATGGAATATCTGGAAGTAATGGAAGGTTAGTGAAAATGGAAGCCATCAAGGATTTTTTCGGCAGTCTGATGCTGCTGGAGTTGCTCAAAGGGTTGCGGCTGACTGGCCGTTACCTGTTTGCGCGCAAGATTACCGTGCTGTTCCCGGAAGAGAAGACGCCGCAATCGCCGCGTTTCCGCGGTTTGCACGCGCTGCGCCGCTACCCGAACGGCGAAGAGCGTTGCATCGCCTGCAAACTGTGTGAAGCGGTTTGCCCGGCAATGGCGATCACCATCGAGTCG
Coding sequences within it:
- the nuoF gene encoding NADH-quinone oxidoreductase subunit NuoF, with the protein product MTSLHNRHINPLILADLDGNNWHYADYVKRGGYTALKRILSEKITPEQVIAELKAGSLRGRGGAGFPTGLKWSFMPRQFPGQKYLVCNTDEGEPGTFKDRDIIRYNPHSLIEGMAIGAYAMGITVGYNYIHGEIWSGYERFEEALEEARAAGALGDKIFGSEFNFQLHAFHGYGAYICGEETALLESLEGKKGQPRFKPPFPASFGLYGKPTTINNTETFAAVPFLLNMGGEAYAALGKPNNGGTKIFSISGDVERPGNYEVPLGTPFAKLMELAGGMRGGKKIKAVIPGGSSAPVIKGDVMMDTDLDYDSIAKAGSMLGSGAVIVMDETRCMVKSLLRLSYFYFEESCGQCTPCREGTGWLYRLVHRIETGHGRPEDMDLLDTVAGNIMGRTICALGDAAAMPVRGFLKNYREEFEYHIEHKHCLVPAYV
- the nuoG gene encoding NADH-quinone oxidoreductase subunit NuoG, whose product is MVEIEIDGKKVEVQEGSMVMDAANKIGTYIPHFCYHKKLSIAANCRMCLVEVEKAPKALPACATPVTAGMIVRTASEKATTAQKSVMEFLLINHPLDCPICDQGGECQLQDLAVGYGKSSSRYEEEKRVVAPKDAGPLISMQEMSRCIQCTRCVRFGQEIAGVMEFGMVGRGEHSEITTFVGKTVNSELSGNMIDLCPVGALTSKPFRYSARTWELSRRKSVSPHDGLGANLVVQVKSGKVMRVLPLENNDVNECWLSDKDRFAYEGLNSAERLTKPMLKQDGKWQEVEWQTALEYVAHGLRNIRHEHGADAIAAVGTPYSTLEELSLLQKVTRGLGSENIDFRLRQSDFALDGKVMPWLGMSINEFAQLDRTFIIGSFLRKDHPLLSARVRLGIKRGAKLSILHATDDDLLMPVANKMIVAPSAWLSALGQVAVAVAQAKSIAVPAGFENVEASAAAKQTAASLLSGESKAVLLGNAAAQHPQASQLHAVAQWIAQQTDAKFGYLTEAGNTVGGYWANALPAAANGGKSGRNAQQIFAQPHKAYVLLNAEPELDSFDPQTAVAALKQAEMVVTLSAYKHGAEYSDVLLPIAPFTETSGTFVNCEGRAQSFNGTVRPMGDARPAWKVLRVLGNLLGLPGFDYDTSEAIRDEVLGTGEVAAANLAARLNNISDLQPQAVAQTADGALERIADVPIYFGDAVVRRAASLQETVDGQAPQAWLSAALAAKLGIAAGDRVNLKQGQGAAALAAAIDPALPENVVRVAAGHASTAALGAMFGSIVVEKA
- the nuoH gene encoding NADH-quinone oxidoreductase subunit NuoH — protein: MDHFIAAINATGADWFGFIWPLIWNLIKIVVVVVPLLLCVAYMTYWERKLIGWMHIRLGPNRVGPAGLLQPIADALKLLLKEVTLPARANKVLFFIAPIMTIMPALAAWAVVPFGPETVLANVNAGLLFVMAITSMEVYGVIIAGWASNSKYAFLGAMRASAQMVSYEISMGFALVIVLMVSGSLNLTDIVMAQSKGYFYDHGAAFLSWNWLSLLPVFLIYFISGIAETNRHPFDVVEGESEIVAGHMIEYSGMSFAMFFLAEYANMILVSILTTLLFMGGWASPLAMLDWIPGWIWLGAKTFFMLSVFIWVRASFPRYRYDQIMRLGWKVFIPLILAYLVIVAAWIQSPWNIWK
- the nuoI gene encoding NADH-quinone oxidoreductase subunit NuoI, with protein sequence MEAIKDFFGSLMLLELLKGLRLTGRYLFARKITVLFPEEKTPQSPRFRGLHALRRYPNGEERCIACKLCEAVCPAMAITIESEQRADGSRRTTRYDIDLTKCIFCGFCEESCPVDSIVETHILEYHGEKRGDLYYTKEMLLAVGDRYEPEIAAARAADAAYR